In Saccharomonospora marina XMU15, one genomic interval encodes:
- a CDS encoding heavy metal translocating P-type ATPase → MTTQRQTGEDAGARGAHGAHDAHDKHAGHTTAMFRSRFWVTLALTVPVLVYAPMVQHWLGYTAPDFPGSELIAPVLGTVIFGYGGWPFLVGAVREIRDRQPGMMLLIGMAITVGYSASLAASLGAFAVDVWWELSLLIVIMLLGHWMEMRAIGQARGALAALAEMLPDEAERVADDGSVHTVAAADLAVGDLVLVRPGGRVPADGTIASGSADMDESMITGESNPVPRSAGERVVAATVATDSSIRVRVDAVGEDTALAGIQRMVGQAQQSRSRGQVLADRAAALLFYVAVAVAAITVTVWALLGYPEAAVVRSVTVLIIACPHALGLAIPLVTSISTAKSARNGILVKDRLALERMRSVDTVLFDKTGTLTEGQHVVTGVAAADGDETALLALAAAAESDSEHPLARAVVTAARERGAEVPPATGFRSMAGRGITAEVNGADVTVGGPALLRERQVTVPDTLSEPVRRWRDRGAAVLHVLRGDEVVGALALEDRVRPESRPAIDALHRLGVAVAMITGDARQVADAVAAELGIDEVFAEVLPENKDAAVARLQQQGRTVAMVGDGVNDAPALARADVGIAIGAGTDVAIESAGIVLASDDPRAVVAVRKLSASSYRKMLQNLWWAAGYNIVAIPLAAGVLAWAGIVLPLAVGAVLMSLSTIIVALNAQLLRRVDLRQPKLPT, encoded by the coding sequence ATGACGACGCAGCGACAGACGGGCGAGGACGCCGGCGCGCGTGGGGCTCACGGCGCTCACGATGCGCACGACAAGCACGCCGGGCACACCACCGCGATGTTTCGAAGCCGGTTCTGGGTGACGCTCGCGCTGACCGTTCCGGTGCTGGTGTACGCGCCGATGGTGCAGCACTGGCTCGGCTACACCGCACCGGACTTCCCCGGCTCGGAGCTCATCGCCCCGGTGCTGGGCACGGTGATCTTCGGCTACGGCGGCTGGCCGTTCCTCGTAGGAGCGGTACGCGAGATCCGGGACCGCCAACCCGGCATGATGCTGCTGATCGGCATGGCGATCACGGTCGGCTACAGCGCCAGCCTGGCCGCCAGCTTGGGCGCCTTCGCCGTGGACGTGTGGTGGGAACTGTCGCTGCTCATCGTCATCATGCTGCTCGGGCACTGGATGGAGATGCGCGCGATCGGCCAGGCCCGCGGGGCGCTGGCCGCTCTGGCGGAGATGCTGCCCGACGAGGCCGAACGGGTCGCCGACGACGGTTCGGTGCACACCGTTGCCGCCGCCGACCTCGCCGTCGGCGACCTGGTGCTGGTCAGGCCCGGCGGCCGGGTTCCCGCCGACGGCACCATCGCCTCGGGGTCCGCCGACATGGACGAGTCGATGATCACCGGAGAGTCCAACCCGGTACCACGGTCGGCAGGCGAGAGGGTGGTGGCCGCGACCGTGGCCACGGACAGCTCGATCAGGGTGCGGGTCGACGCCGTCGGGGAGGACACCGCGCTGGCGGGCATCCAGCGCATGGTCGGCCAGGCGCAGCAGTCGCGTTCGCGTGGTCAGGTGCTGGCCGACCGCGCGGCGGCCTTGCTGTTCTACGTGGCCGTCGCTGTCGCGGCGATCACGGTCACGGTGTGGGCGCTGCTCGGCTACCCCGAAGCGGCCGTCGTGCGGTCGGTGACCGTGCTGATCATCGCGTGCCCGCACGCGCTGGGCCTGGCCATTCCGCTGGTCACCTCCATCTCGACGGCCAAGTCGGCACGCAACGGGATCCTGGTGAAGGACCGGCTGGCGCTGGAGCGGATGCGGTCTGTGGACACCGTGTTGTTCGACAAGACCGGCACGCTGACCGAGGGTCAACACGTCGTCACCGGCGTCGCCGCGGCCGACGGCGACGAGACCGCGCTGCTGGCGCTGGCCGCCGCGGCCGAGTCGGACAGCGAGCACCCGCTCGCCCGCGCCGTCGTCACGGCCGCCCGAGAGCGCGGTGCCGAGGTGCCACCGGCCACCGGATTCCGTTCGATGGCGGGGCGCGGCATCACCGCGGAGGTGAACGGAGCCGACGTCACCGTCGGCGGGCCCGCGCTGCTGCGGGAGCGGCAGGTAACGGTGCCGGACACGCTGAGCGAACCGGTGCGGCGCTGGCGTGACCGTGGCGCGGCGGTACTGCACGTGTTGCGCGGCGACGAGGTCGTCGGCGCGCTGGCGCTGGAGGACCGCGTGCGGCCGGAGTCGAGGCCCGCGATCGACGCGTTGCACCGGCTGGGGGTGGCGGTCGCCATGATCACCGGTGACGCCAGGCAGGTGGCCGACGCGGTGGCGGCCGAGTTGGGCATCGACGAGGTGTTCGCCGAGGTGCTGCCGGAGAACAAGGACGCGGCGGTGGCGCGATTGCAGCAGCAGGGCCGCACGGTGGCGATGGTGGGTGACGGCGTCAACGACGCGCCCGCGCTGGCGCGCGCGGACGTGGGCATCGCGATCGGGGCGGGAACGGATGTGGCCATCGAGTCGGCGGGCATCGTGCTCGCCTCCGACGACCCGAGGGCCGTGGTGGCGGTCAGGAAGCTGTCGGCGTCCAGCTACCGCAAGATGCTGCAGAACCTGTGGTGGGCCGCCGGATACAACATCGTGGCGATCCCGCTGGCCGCCGGGGTGCTCGCCTGGGCCGGGATAGTGCTGCCGCTGGCGGTGGGCGCGGTACTGATGAGCCTTTCCACGATCATCGTCGCGCTCAACGCGCAGCTGCTGCGCAGGGTGGACCTGCGGCAGCCCAAGTTGCCGACGTGA